Proteins encoded by one window of Rubinisphaera margarita:
- a CDS encoding beta strand repeat-containing protein: protein MNLFSRIAGRRIDRIVRRRRAHKSCQYSSEALECRTMLTAYVVDTPLDVVAADGMISLREAILAANSNVAVFDAPAGTAVGDSISFDSGLAGSTISLTGEIDISEDLTITGTTPSITLDAGGISRVFDISTADNVSLSNLTLTQGSADTGGAIRVTGGGMLSLNNLVFQANTATGAGGGAIHNIGSDVVITGGSFTGNIASGASGSGGAINNDSGGTLDITGTSFSSNLAVRAGGAIEDNSGGGITIDQSSFTSNDAAVTLVGGPGNGGAIHMTGSGNVTITDSTFMMNEAANEGGALWNGTGRMIVVDSTIGQNEAHGTGPLNGGGGIFNLGGRLALTRTDVSMNVADGTTASGGGILSLNGFTSIADGAVTGNVSNRTGGGIQVEAGRLTLDGVNLDNNIAGPLDLSTPGTGGGLFVGGATTVRIDGGTVTGNAAVTEGAGLWFHALASSTINGTVISSNTASGDLLNDGGGGIYTNGGTLNVLNATISGNTSDGLSGSGGGIFSAAGRVNISNTSIVGNQANRAGGGIEVVDGTVRLTNVNLDGNSAGLPGVPNPGNGGGLHITGSSNTVVRLDGGTVMNNTASLEGGGLWNQMGSTLTVNGSTVSGNVALGAGADDGGGAIFNNGGTVNVLNALVSANLATGASGSGGAILSTAGRVNVSNTSIVDNQANRAGGGIEVIDGRITLTNVNLDSNDAGLPGVAAPGNGGGLHVTGTAGTLVRVNGGTVSNNTAVSEGGGLWNQSGSILRVNGTVLANNTASGNGADDGGGAIFNNGGLTVVTGATLTGNVANGTSGSGGAAFSTDGTLTFNGNTMINSNVANRAGGGVEVVDGRLNILGSTLSNNIAGPIGFASPGNGGGVHISGVAGTEVLIDNSNILNNTAANEGGGIWNQTNAVMDIFNTNVHDNNAFGELTINGGGGLFNNNGGIIDIVNSSFRRNDAFNGSRGGGLSLSTGGVVSIDGGEAVDNITNGLGGGFYNDGYLRIFGNMDVIDNIALNGGGIYTDGNGLTDLANANIFSNDPNNLAGPGTVD from the coding sequence ATGAATCTATTTAGCCGAATCGCAGGACGTCGCATCGATCGAATTGTTCGCCGTCGACGAGCTCATAAATCGTGTCAGTATTCCAGCGAAGCCCTCGAGTGTCGCACGATGCTGACTGCCTACGTCGTCGACACACCTCTGGATGTTGTCGCTGCCGACGGGATGATCAGTCTGAGAGAAGCCATTCTCGCTGCAAACAGTAATGTCGCGGTCTTCGATGCCCCGGCGGGTACGGCGGTTGGGGATTCGATCTCCTTTGACTCCGGACTGGCTGGATCGACTATCTCCCTGACGGGAGAGATCGACATCTCCGAAGACCTGACGATCACGGGTACAACCCCTTCGATCACGCTTGATGCCGGCGGCATCTCGCGCGTCTTCGATATTTCGACCGCCGATAATGTCTCTCTCAGCAACCTCACTTTGACTCAGGGGTCGGCCGATACCGGGGGCGCGATTCGCGTGACGGGCGGCGGGATGCTTTCCCTGAACAACCTTGTGTTCCAGGCGAATACCGCGACTGGAGCCGGGGGGGGAGCCATTCACAATATCGGCAGTGACGTTGTCATTACTGGCGGTAGTTTCACCGGCAATATTGCCTCCGGAGCGAGCGGCAGCGGGGGGGCCATCAACAATGACTCGGGAGGCACGCTGGACATCACAGGGACGAGTTTCAGCTCGAACCTGGCCGTTCGTGCCGGAGGCGCCATTGAGGATAACTCAGGCGGTGGCATTACTATCGATCAGTCCTCCTTTACGTCGAACGACGCCGCTGTGACTCTGGTGGGTGGTCCGGGTAACGGGGGCGCCATTCACATGACCGGCAGCGGAAATGTCACGATCACGGATAGCACCTTCATGATGAATGAAGCCGCCAACGAAGGGGGCGCGCTGTGGAACGGCACCGGTCGCATGATCGTCGTCGATTCGACGATCGGTCAGAACGAAGCCCACGGCACGGGCCCGCTGAATGGCGGGGGCGGGATCTTCAACCTCGGTGGTCGACTCGCGTTGACTCGCACCGATGTCTCGATGAACGTCGCTGACGGAACAACCGCCAGCGGGGGCGGGATTCTCAGCCTCAATGGCTTCACGAGCATCGCCGATGGAGCGGTCACCGGTAACGTTTCCAACCGCACCGGCGGCGGTATTCAGGTGGAAGCTGGCCGTTTGACGCTGGATGGTGTCAATCTGGACAACAACATCGCTGGTCCTCTCGATCTCTCGACTCCCGGCACCGGGGGTGGACTGTTTGTCGGCGGAGCGACCACGGTTCGTATCGATGGCGGAACGGTGACGGGCAACGCTGCGGTCACTGAAGGAGCCGGCCTCTGGTTCCACGCGCTCGCCTCGTCCACGATCAACGGAACAGTCATTTCCAGCAATACCGCTTCGGGTGATCTGTTGAACGATGGCGGTGGCGGGATCTACACCAATGGTGGCACGCTGAACGTGCTGAACGCCACGATCAGCGGCAACACCTCCGATGGCCTCAGCGGCAGCGGCGGCGGAATCTTCTCGGCAGCGGGCCGAGTGAATATTTCCAATACGTCGATCGTCGGCAACCAGGCCAACCGCGCCGGTGGTGGTATCGAGGTTGTTGACGGCACCGTTCGCCTGACCAACGTCAATCTCGACGGGAACTCAGCTGGCCTGCCGGGTGTCCCGAATCCAGGCAACGGCGGCGGGCTGCACATCACCGGAAGCAGCAATACCGTTGTCCGGCTTGATGGCGGAACTGTGATGAACAATACCGCCAGCCTCGAAGGAGGCGGACTCTGGAACCAGATGGGAAGCACGCTCACAGTGAACGGCTCGACTGTGTCGGGCAACGTAGCTCTTGGAGCAGGTGCTGATGACGGTGGTGGAGCGATCTTCAACAATGGAGGAACCGTCAATGTGCTCAACGCGCTCGTTTCGGCTAATCTCGCGACGGGTGCTTCAGGCAGTGGCGGGGCAATTCTATCGACCGCTGGTCGTGTGAACGTTTCCAACACCTCGATCGTCGACAACCAGGCGAACCGAGCTGGCGGTGGAATTGAAGTGATTGACGGTCGCATTACCCTGACCAATGTCAATCTCGACAGCAATGACGCCGGCCTGCCCGGTGTGGCCGCTCCTGGAAACGGCGGTGGTCTCCATGTGACGGGGACGGCCGGAACTCTGGTTCGTGTCAACGGCGGGACCGTCAGCAATAATACGGCCGTCAGCGAAGGGGGCGGACTCTGGAATCAGAGCGGCAGTATCCTCCGCGTCAACGGAACGGTTCTGGCCAACAACACCGCCTCGGGCAATGGAGCTGACGATGGCGGGGGGGCCATCTTCAACAATGGCGGCCTGACCGTCGTCACCGGAGCCACTCTGACCGGAAACGTTGCGAACGGAACTTCCGGCAGTGGGGGAGCCGCCTTCTCGACCGACGGAACGTTGACCTTCAATGGCAACACGATGATCAACAGCAATGTCGCGAACCGTGCCGGGGGCGGCGTTGAGGTCGTCGATGGCCGGTTGAATATTCTCGGCAGCACGCTGTCGAACAATATCGCCGGCCCCATCGGATTCGCCTCTCCGGGCAACGGCGGTGGAGTTCACATTAGTGGAGTCGCAGGCACCGAAGTCCTGATCGACAATTCTAACATCCTGAACAACACCGCGGCCAACGAAGGTGGAGGAATCTGGAACCAGACAAACGCCGTGATGGACATCTTCAACACCAATGTCCATGACAACAACGCGTTTGGCGAACTGACGATCAACGGTGGTGGCGGCCTGTTCAACAACAACGGCGGCATCATCGATATCGTCAACAGCAGCTTCCGTCGGAATGATGCCTTCAACGGTAGCCGCGGTGGCGGACTGTCGCTGAGCACCGGTGGGGTCGTCAGTATCGATGGCGGTGAAGCGGTTGACAACATCACCAACGGACTCGGTGGGGGCTTCTACAACGATGGCTACCTCCGGATCTTCGGGAACATGGACGTGATTGACAACATTGCCCTCAACGGCGGTGGAATCTACACCGATGGCAATGGCCTTACCGATCTGGCCAACGCCAACATCTTCTCGAACGACCCGAACAACCTCGCTGGTCCGGGAACGGTCGATTAA
- a CDS encoding NAD(P)-dependent alcohol dehydrogenase — MRAVVYKDYGGPEVLELVERERPQPARDEVLIRVAAAGINPVDARLRSGEMKWLLPGGFPRIPGYDVAGVIEQVGSQANFQVGQRVLAFLDHVYGGGYAEYAVCTHSSVVEIPDSMTFDEAAALPLAGSTALQSLREYGHLKSGMTVLVNGASGGVGSLAVQIAVADGAVVTGVASSDHEDFVRSLGAAEFIDYRRHEFTSLKQSWDLVFDAAGKSSFKASRPVLAKDGTYVSTEPSLRGLVVSLTTLPLEKQGRVMLARSRKEDLSELVRLSVEGHLKIHVADSIPLSQASDAHAKIEKGGFCGKIVLNVSQ; from the coding sequence ATGAGAGCAGTCGTCTACAAAGATTACGGAGGCCCTGAGGTTCTCGAGCTGGTTGAAAGAGAACGTCCCCAGCCGGCCCGTGATGAGGTCTTGATTCGTGTCGCAGCGGCAGGAATCAATCCCGTCGATGCGCGGCTGCGGAGCGGGGAGATGAAGTGGCTGCTGCCCGGCGGGTTCCCGCGGATCCCGGGGTACGATGTCGCCGGAGTGATCGAACAGGTCGGTTCACAGGCGAACTTCCAGGTCGGGCAACGGGTTCTTGCGTTTCTCGATCATGTCTACGGTGGTGGATATGCCGAATACGCGGTCTGCACTCATTCGAGTGTGGTTGAAATTCCCGACTCGATGACTTTCGATGAGGCAGCTGCTTTGCCGTTAGCAGGGTCCACGGCTCTCCAATCTCTGCGTGAGTACGGACATCTCAAGAGCGGGATGACTGTTCTCGTGAATGGGGCCAGTGGCGGAGTCGGATCGCTGGCGGTGCAGATTGCGGTTGCGGATGGAGCGGTCGTAACCGGCGTGGCCAGCAGCGACCACGAAGACTTTGTGCGTTCCCTCGGGGCTGCGGAGTTCATCGACTACCGTCGCCACGAGTTCACCAGCCTGAAGCAAAGCTGGGACCTTGTGTTTGACGCCGCCGGAAAGAGCAGTTTCAAGGCGAGCCGTCCGGTTTTGGCCAAAGACGGAACTTATGTCTCAACCGAACCATCTCTGCGGGGGCTGGTGGTCTCGTTGACCACATTGCCGTTGGAAAAGCAGGGGAGGGTGATGCTGGCCCGATCCCGAAAAGAGGATCTGTCGGAACTCGTTCGGCTGTCGGTCGAGGGACACTTAAAAATTCACGTCGCTGATTCCATCCCGCTTAGCCAGGCAAGCGACGCTCACGCGAAAATTGAGAAAGGAGGCTTCTGCGGGAAGATTGTTTTGAACGTCTCTCAATAG
- a CDS encoding Rho termination factor N-terminal domain-containing protein, with protein MPSQWSKKDERQYEHVKDSAEDRGRSEGRAKEIAARTVNKQRRKEGRTPNKTTSGKGNPRTDLEDRTVDELHNIASDMKIEGRSKMRKQELIEAIRDKR; from the coding sequence ATGCCGTCGCAATGGTCGAAAAAAGATGAGCGCCAATACGAACATGTGAAAGACAGTGCGGAAGACCGCGGGCGTTCCGAAGGACGGGCCAAAGAGATTGCAGCACGAACCGTTAACAAGCAACGTCGTAAAGAAGGACGTACGCCGAATAAAACGACAAGCGGTAAGGGAAATCCCCGCACCGACCTGGAAGACCGTACGGTTGATGAGCTTCACAACATCGCGTCTGATATGAAGATCGAGGGCCGCAGCAAAATGCGGAAGCAGGAACTGATTGAAGCGATCCGCGACAAACGGTAG
- a CDS encoding TVP38/TMEM64 family protein translates to MSLEKQNRSKGMLIRVVVFAVFLAAALAGYWFFGDDLSLKSLADREAEFRRFQQEQPVLIYASAFVIYVVITGLSIPGAAVLTLAYGWFFGLLPGVLLVSFASTAGATLAFLLSRFLFHDAFQRRFGDRLAKFNDAWDRDGPFFLFTLRLIPTVPFFVINAVMGLTSITTLTFWWVSQVGMLPATFIYVYAGSSVPSLDVLAEEGVQAIFSPTQLTQIVIAFVLLGAFPLVVRYLFRFLTHKKPERLTDV, encoded by the coding sequence ATGAGCTTGGAAAAACAGAACCGTTCGAAAGGAATGCTCATCCGGGTCGTTGTCTTTGCGGTCTTTCTGGCGGCCGCTCTGGCGGGCTACTGGTTCTTTGGTGACGACCTTTCGCTGAAGTCTCTGGCTGACCGCGAAGCTGAGTTCCGGCGGTTTCAACAAGAGCAGCCGGTTCTGATCTATGCCTCCGCATTTGTAATCTACGTAGTCATTACAGGGCTCTCCATCCCCGGAGCAGCGGTTCTCACGCTGGCATATGGCTGGTTCTTCGGGCTCCTCCCCGGCGTTCTGCTTGTCAGTTTCGCTTCGACCGCAGGAGCCACGCTCGCGTTCCTGTTAAGTCGTTTTCTCTTTCACGATGCGTTTCAGCGCCGCTTCGGAGATCGACTCGCGAAATTCAATGACGCCTGGGACCGAGACGGCCCCTTCTTTCTGTTCACGCTCCGGCTGATCCCGACGGTTCCGTTCTTTGTCATCAACGCCGTGATGGGACTGACATCGATCACCACGTTGACATTCTGGTGGGTCAGTCAGGTCGGCATGTTACCGGCGACGTTCATTTACGTTTACGCCGGGTCCAGTGTGCCTTCACTGGATGTCCTGGCTGAAGAAGGCGTTCAGGCGATCTTCTCTCCGACGCAACTGACGCAGATTGTGATTGCGTTCGTACTGCTCGGCGCTTTCCCCCTGGTCGTTCGCTATCTGTTTCGTTTTCTGACCCACAAAAAGCCAGAGCGGCTCACGGATGTCTGA
- a CDS encoding mercuric reductase: MNEFEPLLPDDEHNRKLVGHVHPSDWTNPQPDRPYHLVVIGAGTAGLVTAAAAAGLGARVALIERQLMGGDCLNVGCVPSKAIIRSARLAADLRSASDFGITLTQLPFVDFPAVMERMRRLRAEISPHDSAARFQELGVDVFFGSASFADGDRVSVDSPHGSRTLEYRKAVVATGARAAAPPIPGLDSVHYLTNETVFSLTGLPRRLGVIGSGPVGCEMAQALSQLGSEVVLFDRGDRILSKEDPEAAQVVAEQFSRDGIQLVLNSKLLKISETSEGFSITYSQGNEEHELLVDQLLVAAGRAPNVDELNLESVGVDYDSNGISVNDHLQTSNPRIFAAGDVCSRYKFTHLADFQARIVLQNALFSIGPFGRKKMSQLVIPWCTYTSPEVAHVGLFEHEAARRGIQVDVYKQDLAGVDRAILEGETQGFVKILTKRDSDRIVGATIVAAHAGEMISEITVAMNGGIGLSKIAGAIHPYPTQAEAIRKIGDQYNRTRLTPFSQRLLNLLRRINVGR; this comes from the coding sequence ATGAATGAGTTCGAGCCTCTCCTGCCCGACGATGAGCACAATCGCAAACTCGTCGGTCACGTTCATCCTTCCGACTGGACAAACCCGCAGCCGGACCGCCCGTATCATCTGGTTGTGATTGGAGCGGGCACTGCGGGACTCGTGACCGCAGCTGCGGCTGCCGGACTGGGAGCCCGTGTCGCGTTGATCGAACGCCAGCTGATGGGAGGAGATTGCCTCAACGTTGGCTGTGTTCCCTCGAAGGCGATCATCCGTTCTGCTCGCCTTGCCGCCGATCTTCGCTCGGCCTCGGACTTTGGAATCACGCTGACGCAACTGCCTTTCGTGGATTTCCCAGCCGTGATGGAGAGAATGCGTCGCTTGAGAGCCGAGATCAGTCCACATGATTCCGCAGCCCGCTTTCAGGAACTCGGGGTCGACGTCTTCTTCGGCTCGGCCAGCTTTGCTGACGGCGATCGCGTTTCTGTCGATAGCCCACATGGGTCCCGCACGCTGGAATATCGCAAGGCGGTCGTCGCGACCGGCGCTCGGGCAGCCGCTCCGCCGATCCCCGGACTCGATTCAGTCCACTATCTGACGAATGAAACAGTCTTCTCGTTAACCGGGCTGCCCCGACGGCTCGGGGTGATCGGCAGCGGTCCGGTGGGCTGCGAGATGGCTCAGGCGTTGAGTCAGCTGGGAAGTGAAGTCGTGCTTTTCGATCGCGGCGACCGGATTCTTTCCAAAGAAGATCCCGAGGCGGCTCAAGTTGTGGCCGAGCAATTCAGCCGGGATGGGATTCAACTTGTGTTGAACAGCAAGCTGCTGAAGATTAGCGAGACTAGTGAAGGATTCTCGATCACGTATTCTCAAGGTAATGAGGAGCACGAGCTGCTCGTCGATCAGCTTCTGGTCGCCGCCGGACGGGCTCCGAACGTCGACGAATTGAATCTCGAATCGGTCGGAGTCGATTACGATTCAAACGGCATCTCGGTGAATGATCACCTGCAGACGTCAAATCCGCGAATCTTCGCCGCAGGGGATGTCTGTTCGCGGTACAAGTTTACTCATCTCGCCGATTTCCAGGCCCGGATCGTCCTTCAGAATGCGCTGTTCTCGATCGGTCCCTTCGGTCGGAAGAAGATGAGCCAGCTGGTGATCCCCTGGTGCACGTACACATCGCCAGAGGTCGCTCACGTCGGGCTTTTCGAGCACGAAGCGGCTCGACGGGGGATCCAGGTCGATGTCTACAAGCAGGATCTGGCGGGCGTGGATCGTGCGATCCTCGAAGGAGAAACACAGGGCTTCGTGAAGATCCTCACCAAACGGGACAGCGACCGCATTGTCGGCGCGACGATCGTCGCTGCGCACGCCGGTGAGATGATTTCGGAAATTACGGTCGCCATGAACGGGGGAATCGGGCTCTCGAAAATTGCCGGTGCGATTCACCCCTACCCCACTCAGGCCGAAGCGATCCGCAAGATTGGCGATCAATACAATCGCACTCGATTGACGCCGTTCAGTCAGAGGCTTCTGAATCTGCTGAGACGAATCAATGTCGGCCGTTAA
- a CDS encoding CsbD family protein, whose protein sequence is MNWDQIKGNWKQFKGQAQQKWGDLTGDDLDRVDGKREELVGVVQERYGIAKDEAEKEVKDFESNCRC, encoded by the coding sequence ATGAACTGGGATCAAATCAAAGGGAACTGGAAGCAATTCAAGGGACAGGCGCAGCAGAAATGGGGCGATCTGACGGGCGATGACCTTGATCGCGTCGATGGCAAGCGAGAAGAGCTTGTTGGCGTCGTGCAGGAGCGATACGGCATCGCAAAAGACGAAGCCGAGAAAGAAGTGAAAGACTTCGAAAGTAACTGCCGCTGTTAG
- a CDS encoding sulfatase-like hydrolase/transferase, translated as MLHNPLLRRILAVAFVFTLNVAPSTSVHAEEGKTASKKADRPNIVFILADDVGREVLGCYGGVDYPTPNLDALADSGARFTHAYSMPVCHPSRTTLLTGCYPRTIGNPKWGSFPAELEGKTVAQALKQTGYRTAVAGKWQLCLLKKDPSHPQRLGFEQSSLFGWHEGARYYDPLIHENGSILENTDGMYGPDHYVDFLLDFMKDHREEPFFAFYSMALCHDVTDDIEEAVPYAPGRDRYDSFSEMAAQMDRKIGDLMTGMEKLGLRENTLVLFTTDNGTPFRTIARYEDGKYIREPVSSQYEGMDVPGGKGSLNDWGTRVPTIASWPGVIEPGQVWDDLVDFSDILPTFIELADAELPDGTLDGQSFASRLTENQPGPRQWAYAESRGNRYFAKSRTRKLYNNGRYYNTEKDPFEKTPLDVTSLQGPALEEYEMLRRTVEMLASETDTEEPASE; from the coding sequence ATGCTTCACAATCCGCTCCTCCGCCGCATCCTGGCGGTTGCTTTCGTCTTCACTCTCAACGTCGCTCCTTCCACGTCGGTTCATGCCGAGGAGGGAAAAACAGCTTCGAAGAAGGCGGATCGTCCGAATATCGTCTTCATTCTGGCCGACGACGTCGGCCGCGAAGTTCTCGGCTGCTATGGCGGGGTCGATTACCCGACCCCGAACCTGGATGCTCTCGCCGACAGCGGGGCCCGGTTCACCCATGCCTATTCGATGCCGGTTTGCCACCCAAGTCGGACGACGCTTTTAACCGGTTGCTATCCGCGGACGATCGGGAATCCGAAATGGGGCAGCTTTCCGGCCGAACTCGAAGGCAAGACCGTCGCCCAGGCTCTGAAGCAGACGGGTTATCGGACAGCCGTCGCCGGGAAATGGCAACTGTGTCTGCTGAAGAAAGACCCGAGCCACCCTCAGCGGCTCGGCTTCGAACAATCGTCGTTGTTCGGCTGGCACGAAGGAGCCCGCTATTACGATCCGCTGATTCACGAGAATGGTTCGATTCTCGAGAACACGGATGGAATGTACGGACCGGATCACTACGTCGATTTCCTGCTCGACTTCATGAAGGACCATCGTGAAGAGCCCTTCTTTGCGTTTTACTCGATGGCTCTCTGTCACGACGTGACGGACGACATCGAAGAAGCGGTGCCCTACGCGCCCGGCCGCGACCGTTACGACAGCTTTTCCGAAATGGCCGCTCAGATGGATCGAAAGATCGGCGACCTGATGACCGGGATGGAGAAACTCGGCCTGCGTGAAAATACTCTGGTTCTATTTACCACCGATAATGGCACCCCGTTTCGGACAATCGCCCGCTACGAAGACGGCAAGTACATTCGCGAGCCGGTGTCGTCTCAGTATGAGGGCATGGACGTTCCCGGAGGAAAAGGATCGTTAAACGACTGGGGGACGCGCGTGCCGACGATCGCCAGCTGGCCAGGCGTCATTGAACCCGGTCAGGTCTGGGATGATCTGGTCGACTTTAGTGACATCCTTCCCACGTTCATCGAGCTCGCGGACGCAGAACTTCCCGACGGCACGCTGGACGGCCAGAGCTTTGCCAGCCGACTCACCGAGAATCAGCCCGGGCCCAGACAGTGGGCCTACGCTGAGAGTCGCGGGAATCGATACTTCGCGAAATCACGAACTCGCAAGCTTTATAACAACGGCCGCTATTACAACACCGAGAAAGATCCCTTTGAAAAGACGCCGCTCGACGTGACCAGTCTTCAAGGGCCAGCTCTTGAGGAGTACGAAATGCTTCGCCGTACGGTGGAAATGCTGGCCAGCGAGACCGACACCGAAGAGCCGGCGAGCGAGTAG
- a CDS encoding sulfatase-like hydrolase/transferase has product MLRVLIVLLLTTPTLVSAADRPSVLILYADDWGWGDLSCHGHPELKTPNLDQLAREGADFHQFMVNSPVCSPSRAALMTGHFPARYSVHQHFATYESNRERNMPDWLDVKAPSLPRMFQQAGYRTAHYGKWHLTGGGIADAPHPSEYGYDDSAVYVGPGRHVFEGTSAQKIVQEAAAHDDVAASFLTTAAVENALRFIRESKDEPFFVNVWLHETHHLVSATEEDKQAYPETPEPERTYYSAVTRADRQIGRLLSLLDEMGRTDNTIVIFSSDNGPEVSHEQPGQKFYYSVGSTGGLRGRKRSLYQGGVGTPFLIRWPGHVPAGLVDESTALTAVDFFPTLLAAAGIKPPQGYESDGENVLPALQGNEWGRTKPLFWEWQGNHTQDANWPAWGMRDGPWSLLIDETGERVELYHVLEDREQQDNRAASQKDRVEQMRSALDAWRSTLPKEPSLETISQNATKGPRATSKQKTPNRAGAFKRWDKNGDDLLTLEEYTNGLSKKDSAPTRFRNFDKDGNGELTREEFVGP; this is encoded by the coding sequence ATGCTCAGAGTTCTCATCGTTCTGCTTCTCACAACTCCGACGCTCGTTTCCGCTGCCGACCGACCCAGTGTTCTCATTCTGTACGCCGACGACTGGGGGTGGGGCGACCTGTCCTGTCACGGTCATCCGGAGTTGAAAACGCCGAACCTGGATCAACTCGCTCGGGAAGGGGCTGATTTTCATCAGTTCATGGTCAACAGTCCGGTTTGCTCGCCCAGTCGAGCGGCTCTGATGACCGGACATTTCCCGGCTCGTTACAGTGTCCATCAGCACTTCGCGACCTATGAATCCAATCGCGAACGCAACATGCCCGACTGGCTTGATGTGAAAGCACCTTCGTTACCTCGCATGTTCCAGCAGGCCGGCTACCGAACGGCTCACTATGGCAAATGGCATCTCACCGGCGGTGGTATCGCGGACGCTCCGCATCCGAGCGAATATGGCTACGATGACTCTGCCGTTTATGTCGGTCCCGGGCGGCACGTGTTCGAAGGAACCTCCGCTCAGAAGATAGTTCAGGAGGCGGCCGCCCACGATGACGTCGCCGCGTCCTTTCTGACCACGGCCGCGGTCGAGAACGCCCTTCGTTTCATCCGGGAGAGTAAAGACGAGCCGTTCTTCGTGAACGTCTGGCTGCACGAAACGCATCATCTCGTTTCGGCCACCGAAGAAGACAAACAGGCTTATCCCGAGACACCGGAACCAGAGCGAACGTATTATTCCGCCGTCACCCGAGCCGACCGGCAAATCGGCAGGCTGCTGTCTCTACTCGATGAAATGGGACGGACCGATAACACGATCGTGATCTTCTCCAGTGATAACGGTCCCGAAGTCAGCCATGAGCAACCCGGCCAGAAGTTCTATTACAGTGTTGGTTCCACCGGCGGACTGAGGGGACGAAAACGGAGCCTCTACCAGGGTGGAGTCGGAACGCCGTTTCTGATTCGCTGGCCCGGGCATGTTCCGGCTGGTCTGGTCGATGAATCAACCGCTCTTACCGCAGTCGATTTCTTTCCCACTCTGCTGGCCGCAGCGGGCATCAAACCGCCCCAGGGCTATGAGTCTGACGGCGAGAATGTTCTGCCGGCTCTCCAGGGGAATGAGTGGGGCCGAACGAAGCCGCTCTTCTGGGAATGGCAGGGGAATCACACGCAGGACGCGAACTGGCCCGCCTGGGGAATGCGGGACGGACCATGGTCACTCCTGATCGACGAGACTGGCGAACGCGTGGAACTCTACCACGTGCTGGAGGATCGCGAGCAACAGGACAATCGGGCCGCATCGCAGAAAGATCGCGTTGAGCAGATGCGGTCTGCCCTCGATGCCTGGCGGTCGACTCTGCCGAAAGAACCGTCCCTCGAAACGATCAGCCAGAACGCCACAAAAGGCCCGCGGGCAACGTCGAAGCAGAAAACTCCCAACCGGGCAGGGGCCTTCAAACGCTGGGACAAGAACGGCGACGATCTGCTCACACTTGAAGAGTACACGAACGGGTTGTCGAAGAAAGACAGCGCTCCGACCCGCTTCCGCAACTTTGATAAAGATGGAAACGGCGAGCTGACCCGCGAGGAGTTTGTCGGCCCGTAG
- the nadA gene encoding quinolinate synthase NadA, whose protein sequence is MPLPIVDQTPEIYEDPLDLMDEIERLKTEKNASILAHFYVDGEIQDIADYTGDSLKLARDAASIDTPTIVFCGVHFMGESAKILSPEKTVLMPDLQAGCSLAESCQAPDLKAYQDKLRAEGHQFQTVAYINTSAAVKSLCDWIVTSGNAREIIERVPEDQEILFVPDQHLGRYLMEVTGRKMFLWPGSCMVHEIFSLQDLIRAKKNNPGSIIIAHPECPQNILEVSDFIGGTEKMRQYVASISEPTKFLVATESAMIHPLQKIAPQHEFIPVPGIMESTGETCACNRCPHMARNTLQKVRDCLKHGEPEIVWQSYFDQARDVLQRSLLK, encoded by the coding sequence ATGCCCCTGCCGATTGTCGACCAGACGCCTGAAATCTACGAAGACCCGCTCGATCTGATGGACGAGATCGAACGACTGAAGACAGAAAAGAACGCCAGTATCCTGGCCCATTTCTATGTGGACGGTGAGATTCAGGACATTGCCGATTACACCGGAGACAGTCTCAAACTGGCTCGCGATGCGGCGTCGATCGACACCCCGACCATCGTATTCTGCGGCGTCCACTTCATGGGCGAATCGGCCAAGATTCTCAGCCCCGAAAAAACCGTCCTCATGCCCGATCTGCAGGCGGGATGCTCTCTGGCGGAGAGTTGCCAGGCTCCCGACCTGAAGGCCTATCAGGACAAACTGCGGGCAGAAGGGCATCAGTTTCAGACCGTCGCTTACATCAACACCTCGGCGGCGGTGAAATCCCTCTGCGACTGGATCGTGACCAGCGGCAACGCCCGCGAAATCATTGAACGGGTTCCCGAGGACCAGGAAATTCTGTTCGTTCCCGATCAGCACCTCGGCCGGTATCTCATGGAAGTGACTGGTCGAAAGATGTTCCTCTGGCCGGGCTCCTGTATGGTGCACGAGATTTTCAGCCTGCAGGATCTGATCCGTGCCAAGAAGAACAATCCGGGCTCTATCATCATCGCGCATCCGGAATGTCCGCAGAATATTCTCGAAGTTTCCGACTTCATCGGCGGGACCGAAAAGATGCGACAATACGTCGCCTCGATCAGTGAACCGACGAAGTTTCTCGTCGCCACGGAATCCGCGATGATTCACCCGCTGCAGAAAATTGCTCCGCAGCACGAATTCATCCCTGTGCCGGGCATCATGGAAAGCACGGGCGAAACCTGTGCCTGCAACCGTTGTCCGCACATGGCCCGTAACACACTGCAGAAGGTGCGGGATTGCCTGAAACATGGCGAGCCGGAGATCGTCTGGCAGTCGTATTTCGATCAGGCTCGCGATGTGCTTCAGCGCAGTCTGCTCAAATAG